Part of the Permianibacter fluminis genome, TGTCCGGAAACGGCCACGCTGAAAGCGGTGGATGACGCGATTGCCGACGGCGTCGACGTGATCAACTACTCGATCGGTGGCGGTGAGCGTTTCCCTTGGGAAAGCCCGACCGAACTTGCCTTCCTCGCTGCCCGCGAAGCTGGTATCAGTGTCGCTGCTGCGGCCGGCAACGCCGGTCCGTTCTACCGCGATCACAGCTCGCCGTGGCTGGCCGCAATTGCCGCGACCACGCACGGTCGCGCGATCGAGCTCGGCACCAAAAAGCTGCAGGATTTCAGCGGCGGTGACAACCCGCCGGGCTGGGCCTTGAGTGGCTATAGCCTGAGCGGTGGCATCACCGCGCCGGTCGTTGCCGCCGCCAATTTCGACAACCCGGTGTCCGATCAGGCAGACGAGTTGTGCGAGCAGCCGTATCCGGCCGGTACCTTCCACGGCGAAATCGTCGTCTGCAAACGCGGCGTCAATTCGCGGCTGTCGAAAGGCGAAAACGTGCTGGCCGGTGGTGCTGGCGGTTTGATCCTGTATGACGATCCGGATGCCTCGTGGGATACCCCGACGGTGTACGACATCGGTCACGATCCGCATGTGCTGCCGGCGATTCATCTCGACAGCTATTCCGGTGACACCGTCATCGCCTGGCTGGCCTCGGGCAGTGGCCATACTGCGACCATTACCGACGTCAACCTGAGCGTCAGCTACGACGCCGACCAGGCCGATCAAGTCGCCGAGTTCTCTTCGCGCGGGCCATCGGAAACCGTCAACACGCTGATGTTCCCGAGCATCGGTGCGCCGGGTGTCGATATCTTCGCGGCCTACGCCGATGAACATCCGTTCTCGACCAATACCTCCGGCGACTACACCATCATGAGCGGCACCTCGATGGCGACGCCGCATGTGACCGGTGCACTGGCGCTGGTGCGCAAATCGCATCCGGACTGGACGCCCGCCGAAGTGCAGTCGGCGCTGATGCTGACCGCTGCGCCGGCGACCCTGCCGAGCTATTGGGGCGCGCCATCACCGGCCGGTTTCTTCGATGCCGGTTCGGGCGTTATTCGGGTCAATCATGCCGTTGATGCCGGCCTCGTGATGGATGAAACCGCGAGCAATTTCCGCGCGGCCAATCCGAACGAAGGTGGCAATGCCGGCAACCTGAACATGCCGTTCTTCGTCAACCGTGCCTGCAAGACCAGCTGCAGCTGGATGCGCACGTTCCGCGCCACCCGCGATGGCAGCTGGACCGTCGAAACCCGCGACATCACCGCGCAAGGTGCACCGACGCTGCGGCTGCAGGCGACGCCAAGCAGCTTCACGCTGCGCGCCGGCGAAACCAAAACGGTGTTCCTCGAAGCGGTGACCGATGACGTCAGCGTGACCGGTGGTTACACCAACATCGATTCGTCGACGGAAGATCGGTTTGGCGAAATGAAACTGGTGCCGGCCGACAGTTCACCGACCCTGCATCTGCCGGTGATCGTGCGCTGGGGCTCCAACGGTTTGCCGAATGAAATCAGCGCCGATGCCCACCGGACCACGGGCCGCAATATTGCCCAGCCGGTTGATCTGCCGGAATTCAGCCAGCTGACCAGCCGCGTCTACGGTTTGCAAAAAGCCGCGATCCGCACCGCGCAGCTGACCAGCCCGCAGCATTACGGCGAGGAAGGTGGCGAAGCGCTGGCCAATGACTCCGGTCGTCATATCGAATGGGTCGATGTACCGGCAGGCACCAAGCGTCTGGTGGTCGATGTCTATCCGACCAGCGTCGTTACCAAGTGGGGCGGTCAAGCCACTGCCGCGGTCGATCTGGGCCGTGACATGAACGACGACAATCTGGTCGACTGGAGCCAGGAAGCGATCTGCTACTCGGTGTGGCTGCGTCGCAACTTCTGTGCGATCAACAATCCGGAGCCAGGTCGTTACTGGATCATTGTCAGCAACGAGAAGTACGTTGATACCTGGGGCGGTGAAGTCGATACCGTCGATCCGATCCAGTGGTCGTATGCGGTCATTGGCAGCGACGACAGCCACAACCTCAGCGTGGTCGGTCCGAGCAGCAGCGATGGCCGGGCGCCGGTTGATCTGGGCGTGCAGTGGAATATCCCGACGCTGGCACAAGGCGAGCTGTATTACGGCGCGTTTGATGTCGGCACCGATGCGGGCAACGCCGGCAACCTTGGCATCGTCGGCGTGCGCTTGGAGCATGTTGGTCCGGACGTAACGCTGGTGCCGAGCAAGTCGGCCGCGCGAGTCGGTGATGTGGTCGATTACACCGTCCAGCTGGATCCGAACCTGTTTGGTCAGGACCGCAACTTCAAGCTTGATGTCACGTTGCCAAATGGCCTGAAATTGATGCCGGGGACGGCGCGGCTGGTTGGCAACAACGGTCGCAACAGCCTGAGCAGCAGCGAACAGTCGGTCAGTGTCAGCGGCAATCAGGAAGCGACGGTCAACACCGGTCGTCAGTACGTGTTCACGACCAGTGACACCGACAGCAGCTGCCGGGTACCGGGCTCGCCGGATGGCAAGTTCTGGGATCTGCGCATGATGGGCTACAGCCCGCTCAGCGTGGTCGGTGGCCAGTCACAACAGGCGTACATCAGCACCAGCACGCTGTTCTGGGGTGAAGACGTACATGTGCCGATGTATGGCGTCAAACGCGAGCACACCCAGGGTCTGATCGGTCTGTCGCCGGGCGGTTTCGTCCAGTACGACGGCATGGTCGGATTCTTCCCGATTCACTATCCGCTTGGCGAACAGTTCTACCCGGACATCATCGTCGCGCCGTACTGGCGTGGTGATACCGGGGTCGAGCCGGACTACCAGCGTGGTGTGATCGTGGCGCGCGACAGCGGCGCCGGCCTGCAGTATTTCCAATGGGCCGGTATCGGTGAAATCCCGACGCTGTGGAATGGTTTCGAGTACGACGAAGATGCCCGCTACAACTATCAGGCGGTGATCAGCGAGAAACTCGATTTCGAACCGGGCAATTACGAAGTTGTGTTCGCTTATGGCGACATGAACGGTGATTACAACGAAGGTTCGGTCGGGACGCACGGCTATTACGGTCCGCGCGGCACGTTCGGTCCGGAACTCGGCTGGATGGGTGACAGCTTTGGTTATGACAACCTCAGCGACAAGATCCGCAAAGGTCTGGTGATCTGTGGTGACTACCACGGTCCGGAACAAAGCGCGATCACGCTGAAGTTTGCCGCCAAGGTCGGCGCCGGCGCGGTCGGCAGCAGCTTGAACGTTGCGCTCGCCAGCCAGTACGCCGATGCCGAAACCATCACGATCAACAAGACGCTGACCGTGGTTGGCAACATCGTGGTCGGTGGCTTGTCGGATGTCGAGACGATGCAGAACGAAACCGTCGAAGACCTGACCGTGATGTACGTCGACAACTTGCCGACCGCCAATGTGGTGGAAGTCAGTGGCGCGCATGTCACCGCCGATGTTCACGGCAACACCGCTGGCTCGACGTTTGATCTGATCCCGGAACAAGACTGGGCCGGTGAAACCAACGTCACCATCACCGTGTACGACGCCGCGCAGCCAAATGATCGCCACAGCCAGACGTTCAAGCTGACGGTCAATCCGGTTGCCACGGCGAAAGTGCGCGGCCCGAGCATCAGCGTTGTGGCCGGCGCCAGCGCCAGCCTTGACGCCAGCTTGAGCTGGGGCCGTACCGGTACCACGCTGAGCTACAGCTGGCAGCAAACCGGTGGCAGCGCGCTGAGCACCGGTGCAACCGATGCGGCGACGCTGGCCATCAGCTCGGTACCGGCCGGTGAATACCAGTTCACCGTCACCGTTGACGATGGCATCAGCACCGACAGTGCAAGCGTCACACTGAAGGCGACCAGCAATGGCTCGTCGGACGGCGGTGGCGGTGGTGGTGGTAGCGTGCCGTTGCTGGCAGCACTCGGTCTGGTCGCTCTGGCGGCCGCCCGTCGGCGCCGGCACTGACGTTCTGCTGCGGCAACGCAGGCAAGAAGTGACCCAATGCAGTGAATTAGTACTTTGGTTAAGGTAGTAACCCGTCACCGCAAGTGCGGTGACAACAAAAACGGCGGCCATCTGGCCGCCGTTTTTCTTTGCCTGCATATTGCGATGCGCCGCGCCGGCAGCAAACCGCTGTTTCTATGAACCTGTCCGGTTTCACACTCGCCTGTTTTTTTTCCGGGTAATCGTTCGTCGAGTCCGGCCTGGGCTGAGACACGACCCCAAGGATTCGCCAGCCTGAAAGCGCCTTGATTGAGATTGATTGAGTAAGCCCCTTGTGCTCGCTCAACGGATGGATAGCATTGGCGACAAACTCCCCCCATAATCCCATTCAGGTTTTTAGCTGGATAAACAGACCTGACCAGCATCGCAGTCAACGGGTCTGGTGCAGGCGAAAGCTGTTATGCACCATTTCTGGTGTAGAAAACGCCCCATTTATGGGATCTACTTCACGTTAGCTGGCAAGAGAAAAATGGCTCAAATTGACCATTCCGCAGTCAGTCTTCGCGTAATTGGCGACACACTGGCGCCTGATGAAATTTCAAAATTACTTGGTGCAAAACCAACATTTTCACATTCTCTCGGCGAGATATTGGTCGGAAAGAAAACCGGAGTCAATCGAGTTGCCAAGTTTGGAATGTGGCAGATGAATGCGTCCGATTGCGCTCCTGAAAACCTTGATGGTCAAATCGACGAAATTCTTAGTAAACTAACTGAAAACTTGGCTGTCTGGTCGGAAATTGGTGAACGCTACAAGGTTGATTTATTTTGTGGCTTGTTTATGGTTTGTCGTAATGAAGGGCTTTCATTATCACCTAGAACACTATTTCTCATCGGGCAGCGTGGCATTTCCCTTGGCTTAGACATATATGGTCCTATTGATGAATCTAAAGCCGTCTAACCAGTCATTCGAGCTCGCTCCACTTTGTTCCGCCCGGGTGCGCTGACGCGCGCCGCTCAATTCCGCGTTAGTGTTACAGGTGCTTCTGTGTACAGATTCAGGTCTTTACTGCTCGCTATTTCAACCTTTCCCTCTATTTGCGCCGGCGCAACCGATACGGATCAGCTCAGGCAAAACATTGGTGTTAGCGAGGTCAAATACATTAACGTCGTTCGCGAAATTGCCAAGCCAACTGCATTGGCTCCAATCCGAGTTAAAAACGGCGTTAAATTTATGTCGCTTGCAACAAATAGTACTGGCGAGGTTGTTGTTCAAAACGCAGTCATTGGCTTCGATCACGGAGGCTCATTTCAGCCAGCTCCAGGTACGGCGGTAGTCGTTCACGTGCACAACTCAGAAATGTCACCAAAACCAGATCCAGCAGATTACGCGGCCTTGCGTGAATATGAGCTACCTTGCTTTATCATTAGCTCAGACGGTGAGAATATTTGGGAAATCGCTATTATTGATGGCATGAATAAATTTCGGGCAATACAGTCATCGGGCATCGGCGAGTGGGTTGACTTTAAATGAAACATGCCCAAAACACTAACACGGTGGTCAACTACACTCCGACTCTTCGGGCCTACGTTGGACGCGTTGATGCGCGCCGGTTACCTCAGCGTTATCCATAGATTTCGGCCCGGCGATAAGGCGCAACAACCTAAAGGGCCGTACGCCAGATTTACTCCATTTCAACGCAATGCGCTGCCGGGTTTGCGGATTGTGATTGCAGGCCAGACTTGTGTGCCGACCTGGCTAGCCAGACCAGCCAATCCTCCTCAAAAAAGCCAGACCAGTGCCTGAACCGCAAAACAAATCACCAATCCCAGCGCGATCAGCTTGTCTTCCTGCTGCAGGCGTTGTTCGGTGGCACGATCAAAACCGGTAGAAGCAAAAAAAGCGGCCGGGCGCCTGTTGCGGGCAGCGACCGGCCAAACGTGACTGAAGACCTTCAAAGCAGAGCGACTCATGGCATTCCCCTTTCCAAGGCAGGCGACCCCTGCTCCTCAGGTGCCGCCATCTTGCCGTCGGCTCGGGCGCATTCACTGCGCCTGCGGAAGATCACAAAGCGTTTCTGAACGCTGCTGAGCAAAATCGGGGCAAAAAAAAGCCCGGGACCAGCCCGGGCTTTTTCTTTCACCGACGCGGTGAAAAGATTGGTTCAGTTGAGCGCCTGACTCAGCGGCTCCCACTGGATCGCTGGCTGGGCCTGGACAAAAGCGTGGCAGAGCGCAATTTTCTCCAGCGTGTTGTCGAGCGCCCGATCACCGCCGGGCAAGTCCTCCATCAACGGCTGGAAGTAGTCGTGGACATCCTGCGCCTGTTCCGGCGTGCAATAGCGGTCGGCCAGCATCGGCATTTGTTGCTGGACGCCATCCGGCATCAGCGGTCGCAGCACGCGATACTTGCTTTTGAACCACTGGAACAAGCCATCCACCTGCTCGGCGTTACTCATCTGGTTATAGACGATGGTCATGCGCTCGTTGGTGCGCAAACCGATGCCGGTGACCAGATCGCGCGCGTTGGCTGCCAGCGTCGGATCATCGGCGTTGGCCAGCGCGGCGATCAGGTAATCCCGCACGACGCCATCGTCAGTGTGATCCAGCTGGGCCATCAGCGCTTCAAAGAACGGGGCATCGAAATCCTGGCTGGCAACGATCAGGGCTTGCGGTATCAGATCGGTTGGCAGTGCATCCGGATGCAAAGCATGGTCGGTGTCGAAGCCGATATAGGCCTTGCCCCAATCGCGCAACGGCGTGCGCACGCGTTCGCTGTGCGCGACATTGCTGAGAAAATCGATCAGGGCATTGCGTTGCAAGCGAATGTCGGCTGATTCGCCCGGTACCGGGGTCAGGCCGATGGCGTCGAGTTTGGGTTGGTACACGCGGCTATAAAACCGCTCCAGGGTTTGCCGATCGGCACCGGTGACCAGATAGTCGTGTACGAAAGCCAGCGTGCTGACCGGCATCATGGCGACTTCCCGGTTGGGGTGTTTGGCCAGCGTCGGCACCGTGACCAGATATTCGTTGATATCCAGCTGGCCGGAACTGAGTCCGGAGGCAAAACTGTCGGCCAGCGTGTACGCCTCGGTCACCGGCAACTCGTTCAATTTACTCAGCAGCGCTTGCCGGTCAGCGGGCGCAAGCTTGATGCGATAGTAATTGCGACCATTGGCATTGGGCATGATGTGGCTGGGGCAAGCCGGCAATTCAAACTGCCATGACTGCTCGGTTTCGGTCAGCAAGGTGCACAGCTTGCGGCTGCCAAAACTGCCGTAGGCCGAGACACAAACCGGCACTTGCCAGCGACTGTTGCGGCTGGCCTGCGAACCCAGCGGCAGAAAGCGCGACTGGCTCAGCGTTGCATTGACCAGCCCCTTCTCGCAGTGACCACTCAAGCTGATTTCCGGCACGCCGACTTGGGTCAGAAAACTGAAGAACGCGGCATTGATCCGTTCATCACCGGCAGCGTCGGCAATGGCGGCAACAAATTGCTCGGCCGTGGCGCTGCCGTAGGCGTACCGGTTCAGATACTGGTTGACCGCGCGACGAAAAACCGCTTCACCGACAAAGTTTTCGAACATCGCGATGACGGCGGCACCTTTCGAATAGGTGATGCCATCAAACGTGGCGGCGATATCGGCATTGTTCAAAATGGGCTGACGGATTTCCCGCATGCTGGCCAGCGCATCCAGATGCATGGCCTCGTTCGCGGAAATCAGATCGTCGAGCTCGAAGCCCATTTCCGGGGCAAACTGTTTGACGATCTTGTTTTCCATCCAGGTGGCAAACGACTCGTTCAACCAGATGTCATTCCACCACGGCATGGTCACCAGATTGCCGAACCATTGATGCGCCAGCTCGTGCGCATGGGTAGCGATGAAGTCGCGACGCTGCTGAATCGCCGCATGCTCATCCATCAGCAACAGTTGTTCGCGATAGGCAATGGCGCCGGCGTTTTCCATGGCACCGGCTTCAAAATCCGGCACGGCCAGAATGTCGAGTTTTTCGTAGGGATAGGCGATACCGAAGTAAGCCTCCAACTGCTGCACCAGACCGGC contains:
- a CDS encoding S8 family peptidase, translating into MKLRQVVLAIAAAGYVASASAGVMDWLLGRSEPQPQGRLTAPHVGTLDSKEQAERREKLRQQLNWRAGDQTNVIQANVHRAGVGNAVPFVREKGLTGEQTYIVQLADQPLALYQGGVSGYAAVAGKNGKAKIGSKLNLKTNAVKNYSSYLGKQQASALNRIRAQVKSNATPFHYYKNAFNGMALRLSQDQAEAVSKLPGVLSVTRSQLLKLNTDVGPTHIGAGEIWDGSAAGISGPTLGEGMIAGILDTGINSDHPSFAATGGDGYSHSNPYGSGVYKGDCAKPEFAALCNDKLIGIHSYPEVTNAYLDWDLVDPNTGQPKRPANGEDYHGHGSHTASTVAGNVMYNVPLSVPTLGETGDGYALPHTFARISGVAPHANIVAYQVCYYGNSGDKFAGCPETATLKAVDDAIADGVDVINYSIGGGERFPWESPTELAFLAAREAGISVAAAAGNAGPFYRDHSSPWLAAIAATTHGRAIELGTKKLQDFSGGDNPPGWALSGYSLSGGITAPVVAAANFDNPVSDQADELCEQPYPAGTFHGEIVVCKRGVNSRLSKGENVLAGGAGGLILYDDPDASWDTPTVYDIGHDPHVLPAIHLDSYSGDTVIAWLASGSGHTATITDVNLSVSYDADQADQVAEFSSRGPSETVNTLMFPSIGAPGVDIFAAYADEHPFSTNTSGDYTIMSGTSMATPHVTGALALVRKSHPDWTPAEVQSALMLTAAPATLPSYWGAPSPAGFFDAGSGVIRVNHAVDAGLVMDETASNFRAANPNEGGNAGNLNMPFFVNRACKTSCSWMRTFRATRDGSWTVETRDITAQGAPTLRLQATPSSFTLRAGETKTVFLEAVTDDVSVTGGYTNIDSSTEDRFGEMKLVPADSSPTLHLPVIVRWGSNGLPNEISADAHRTTGRNIAQPVDLPEFSQLTSRVYGLQKAAIRTAQLTSPQHYGEEGGEALANDSGRHIEWVDVPAGTKRLVVDVYPTSVVTKWGGQATAAVDLGRDMNDDNLVDWSQEAICYSVWLRRNFCAINNPEPGRYWIIVSNEKYVDTWGGEVDTVDPIQWSYAVIGSDDSHNLSVVGPSSSDGRAPVDLGVQWNIPTLAQGELYYGAFDVGTDAGNAGNLGIVGVRLEHVGPDVTLVPSKSAARVGDVVDYTVQLDPNLFGQDRNFKLDVTLPNGLKLMPGTARLVGNNGRNSLSSSEQSVSVSGNQEATVNTGRQYVFTTSDTDSSCRVPGSPDGKFWDLRMMGYSPLSVVGGQSQQAYISTSTLFWGEDVHVPMYGVKREHTQGLIGLSPGGFVQYDGMVGFFPIHYPLGEQFYPDIIVAPYWRGDTGVEPDYQRGVIVARDSGAGLQYFQWAGIGEIPTLWNGFEYDEDARYNYQAVISEKLDFEPGNYEVVFAYGDMNGDYNEGSVGTHGYYGPRGTFGPELGWMGDSFGYDNLSDKIRKGLVICGDYHGPEQSAITLKFAAKVGAGAVGSSLNVALASQYADAETITINKTLTVVGNIVVGGLSDVETMQNETVEDLTVMYVDNLPTANVVEVSGAHVTADVHGNTAGSTFDLIPEQDWAGETNVTITVYDAAQPNDRHSQTFKLTVNPVATAKVRGPSISVVAGASASLDASLSWGRTGTTLSYSWQQTGGSALSTGATDAATLAISSVPAGEYQFTVTVDDGISTDSASVTLKATSNGSSDGGGGGGGSVPLLAALGLVALAAARRRRH
- a CDS encoding DUF4279 domain-containing protein, coding for MHHFWCRKRPIYGIYFTLAGKRKMAQIDHSAVSLRVIGDTLAPDEISKLLGAKPTFSHSLGEILVGKKTGVNRVAKFGMWQMNASDCAPENLDGQIDEILSKLTENLAVWSEIGERYKVDLFCGLFMVCRNEGLSLSPRTLFLIGQRGISLGLDIYGPIDESKAV
- a CDS encoding M1 family metallopeptidase, with translation MIDRTIMEESKPMWKKILLVLIVLAVAAGGRYWWLQRPADLRDSPQGQLPDTVTPLAYQLDLKIDPMQDGFSGTTSIRVKLNSESNRIWLHGQRLQVANATVTTAAGERFPVDYEEMADSGVAELRFNRTLAAQELVLAFEYRAPFDRTLNGLYLVEDGDERYAFTQMESHFARRAFPSFDEPRFKVPFTVSLTVPASLQAIANTPESQTEALGDGWKKILFATSKPLPTYLLAWAVGKLDVVEWQPIPSSAIRDHAIPLRGIATHGKGGQLKYALEQTAGLVQQLEAYFGIAYPYEKLDILAVPDFEAGAMENAGAIAYREQLLLMDEHAAIQQRRDFIATHAHELAHQWFGNLVTMPWWNDIWLNESFATWMENKIVKQFAPEMGFELDDLISANEAMHLDALASMREIRQPILNNADIAATFDGITYSKGAAVIAMFENFVGEAVFRRAVNQYLNRYAYGSATAEQFVAAIADAAGDERINAAFFSFLTQVGVPEISLSGHCEKGLVNATLSQSRFLPLGSQASRNSRWQVPVCVSAYGSFGSRKLCTLLTETEQSWQFELPACPSHIMPNANGRNYYRIKLAPADRQALLSKLNELPVTEAYTLADSFASGLSSGQLDINEYLVTVPTLAKHPNREVAMMPVSTLAFVHDYLVTGADRQTLERFYSRVYQPKLDAIGLTPVPGESADIRLQRNALIDFLSNVAHSERVRTPLRDWGKAYIGFDTDHALHPDALPTDLIPQALIVASQDFDAPFFEALMAQLDHTDDGVVRDYLIAALANADDPTLAANARDLVTGIGLRTNERMTIVYNQMSNAEQVDGLFQWFKSKYRVLRPLMPDGVQQQMPMLADRYCTPEQAQDVHDYFQPLMEDLPGGDRALDNTLEKIALCHAFVQAQPAIQWEPLSQALN